The Penaeus chinensis breed Huanghai No. 1 chromosome 16, ASM1920278v2, whole genome shotgun sequence genome window below encodes:
- the LOC125033679 gene encoding pigment-dispersing hormone type 1-like, giving the protein MRSAVVVVLLVAMAVSLQLTLADNLQYPEREVVSELAARILLVAQGPSAFVAGPHKRNSELINSLLGIPKVMNDAGRR; this is encoded by the exons ATGCGCAGCGCCGTTGTTGTCGTCCTCCTGGTGGCGATGGCTGTGAGCCTTCAGCTGACACTCGCCGACAACTTGCAGTACCCAGAGCGTGAA GTGGTGTCCGAGTTGGCGGCGCGGATCCTGCTAGTGGCTCAGGGACCCTCGGCTTTCGTCGCGGGCCCTCACAAGCGCAACTCGGAGCTGATCAACTCCCTCCTGGGGATCCCCAAGGTCATGAACGACGCcggaaggagatga
- the LOC125033688 gene encoding pigment-dispersing hormone type 1-like, whose amino-acid sequence MYRAVVAVLLVTVVMSLQQAASGETLKRFERELVSELAAQILRVAQGPSAFVAGPHKRNSELINSLLGIPKVMTDAGRR is encoded by the exons ATGTATAGAGCCGTAGTTGCAGTTCTTCTTGTAACGGTGGTCATGAGCCTTCAGCAGGCGGCTTCCGGGGAAACCCTGAAGCGCTTCGAACGGGAG TTGGTGTCCGAGTTGGCGGCGCAGATCCTGCGCGTGGCTCAGGGACCCTCGGCCTTCGTCGCGGGCCCTCACAAGCGCAACTCGGAGCTGATCAACTCCCTCCTGGGGATCCCCAAGGTCATGACCGACGCCGGAAGGAGATAG
- the LOC125033673 gene encoding pigment-dispersing hormone type 1-like has translation MRSAVVVVLLVAMAVSLQLTLADNLQYPEREAVSELAARILRVAQGPSAFVAGPHKRNSELINSLLGIPKVMNDAGRR, from the exons ATGCGCAGCGCCGTTGTGGTCGTCCTCCTGGTGGCGATGGCTGTGAGCCTTCAGCTGACACTCGCGGACAACTTGCAGTACCCAGAGCGTGAA GCGGTGTCCGAGTTGGCGGCGCGGATCCTGCGCGTGGCTCAGGGACCCTCGGCCTTCGTCGCGGGCCCTCACAAGCGCAACTCGGAGCTGATCAACTCCCTCCTGGGGATCCCCAAGGTCATGAACGACGCcggaaggagatga
- the LOC125033677 gene encoding pigment-dispersing hormone type 1-like yields MRSAVVVVLLVAMAVSLQLTLADNLQYPEREAVFELAAQILRVAQGPSAFVAGPHKRNSELINSLLGIPKVMNDAGKR; encoded by the exons ATGCGCAGCGCCGTTGTGGTCGTCCTCCTGGTGGCGATGGCTGTGAGCCTTCAGCTGACACTCGCGGACAACTTGCAGTACCCAGAGCGTGAG GCGGTGTTCGAGTTGGCGGCGCAGATCCTGCGCGTGGCTCAGGGACCCTCGGCCTTCGTCGCGGGCCCTCACAAGCGCAACTCGGAGCTGATCAACTCCCTCCTGGGGATCCCTAAGGTCATGAACGACGccggaaagagatga
- the LOC125033663 gene encoding pigment-dispersing hormone type 1-like: MYKAVVAVLLVAVVMSLQQTASGDTLKHFERELVSELAAQILRVAQGPSAFVAGPQKRNSELINSLLGIPKVMNDAGRR; this comes from the exons ATGTATAAAGCCGTAGTTGCAGTCCTCCTCGTGGCAGTGGTCATGAGCCTTCAGCAGACGGCTTCAGGGGATACCCTAAAGCACTTCGAACGTGAG TTGGTGTCCGAGCTGGCGGCGCAGATCCTGCGCGTGGCTCAGGGACCCTCGGCCTTCGTCGCGGGCCCTCAAAAGCGCAACTCGGAGCTGATCAACTCCCTCCTGGGGATCCCCAAGGTCATGAACGACGCCGGAAGGAGATAA
- the LOC125033643 gene encoding pigment-dispersing hormone type 2 produces MVRCFIAVALVAMAALSLQVTTAQDDLKYFEREVVVELAAQILRVAQGPSAFVAGPHKRNSELINSLLGIPKVMNDAGRR; encoded by the exons AT GGTGCGTTGCTTTATAGCCGTGGCTCTGGTGGCGATGGCGGCCCTGAGTCTTCAGGTGACGACGGCTCAGGATGACCTCAAGTACTTCGAGCGTGAA GTGGTGGTCGAGTTGGCGGCGCAGATCCTGCGCGTGGCTCAGGGACCCTCGGCCTTCGTCGCGGGCCCTCACAAGCGCAACTCGGAGCTGATCAACTCCCTCCTGGGGATCCCCAAGGTCATGAACGACGCCGGAAGGAGATAA
- the LOC125033668 gene encoding pigment-dispersing hormone type 1-like — translation MRSAVVVVLLVALAVSLQLTLADNLQYPEREAVSELAARILLVAQGPSAFVAGPHKRNSELINSLLGIPKVMNDAGRR, via the exons ATGCGCAGCGCCGTTGTGGTCGTCCTCCTGGTGGCGTTGGCTGTGAGCCTTCAGCTGACACTCGCCGACAACTTACAGTACCCAGAGCGTGAG GCGGTGTCCGAGTTGGCGGCGCGGATCCTGTTAGTGGCTCAGGGACCCTCGGCCTTCGTCGCGGGCCCTCACAAGCGCAACTCGGAGCTGATCAACTCCCTCCTGGGGATCCCCAAGGTCATGAACGACGCcggaaggagatga
- the LOC125033665 gene encoding pigment-dispersing hormone type 1-like: MRSAVVVVLLVAMAVSLQLTLADNLQYPERELVSELAAQILRVAQGSSAFVAGPHKRNSELINSLLGIPKVMNDAGKR; this comes from the exons ATGCGCAGCGCCGTTGTGGTTGTCCTCCTGGTGGCGATGGCTGTGAGCCTTCAGCTGACACTCGCCGACAACTTGCAGTACCCAGAGCGTGAA TTGGTGTCCGAGTTGGCGGCGCAGATCCTGCGCGTGGCTCAGGGATCCTCGGCCTTCGTCGCGGGCCCTCACAAGCGCAACTCGGAGCTGATCAACTCCCTCCTGGGGATCCCCAAGGTCATGAACGACGCTGGAAAGAGATAG
- the LOC125033657 gene encoding pigment-dispersing hormone type 1-like has product MMRTVLVLAMLVMASTCLQVSGAREDVGYFERELVSELAAQILRVAQGPSAFVAGPHKRNSELINSLLGIPKVMNDAGRR; this is encoded by the exons AT GATGCGCACTGTACTGGTTCTTGCGATGCTGGTGATGGCGTCCACTTGCCTTCAGGTGTCTGGAGCTCGAGAGGACGTCGGGTACTTCGAGCGGGAG TTGGTGTCCGAGTTGGCGGCGCAGATCCTGCGCGTGGCTCAGGGACCCTCGGCCTTCGTCGCGGGCCCTCACAAGCGCAACTCGGAGCTGATCAACTCCCTCCTGGGGATCCCCAAGGTCATGAACGACGCCGGGAGGAGATAA
- the LOC125033687 gene encoding pigment-dispersing hormone type 1-like — MRSAVVVVLLVALAVSLQLTLADDLQYQEREVVSELAALILRVAQGPSAFVAGPHKRNSELINSLLGIPKVMNDAGRR; from the exons ATGCGCAGCGCCGTTGTTGTCGTCCTCCTGGTGGCGTTGGCTGTGAGCCTTCAGCTGACACTCGCCGATGACTTGCAGTACCAAGAGCGTGAA GTGGTGTCCGAGTTGGCGGCGCTGATCCTGCGCGTGGCTCAGGGACCCTCGGCCTTCGTCGCGGGCCCTCACAAGCGCAACTCGGAGCTGATCAACTCCCTCCTGGGGATCCCCAAGGTCATGAACGACGCCGGAAGGAGATAG